From Paenibacillus sp. PK3_47, the proteins below share one genomic window:
- a CDS encoding DUF3578 domain-containing protein, which produces MPLPELITQIFKRKQKSYKMVLILSLIEELRATHQERVSFDRVKDRFLNYFIAEQERGNRVDQPPGRELWKDASKSQLKDIINSPVNALSQILFVNSEDNTIGFHSQIQRQLGEQELTQLERHANEELESYNSALQHFSLRGYLEGIMSEYTSAKRETFAGHSLGTLFRQTLPSELRKLPFLDDQYKIQGSVGQGNWATVPWLAIMDKRITETTQRGEYVVYLFAEDMSEVYLTFNQGVTLPIQERGRREGYAYLRNRTQEIRELLPLTHMNKDEDIHLVSSGLGQDYQVSTVAYIKYEREAVPNDEQLIQDLQNVIEDYRLYVNNMTSTGNEVNEEEVELLPQTPEPLEDNQITTLLHQIQSHIRRKGFFFPEHLIENFYLSLKTKPFVILAGISGTGKTRLVKLFAEALGSTGDNGQFTLIPVRPDWSDPADLLGYKDLSGRFKPGPLTEVLVEARQPENGHKPYFICLDEMNLARVEHYFSDLLSVLETQDWQEGKITTQDLISSTLLDTPEDQVKYGSLGIPENVFLIGTVNMDETTHPFSKKVLDRANTLEFNYINLQQYPDIREQEDADISADLAELNHLFLRADYLQLVDAYDANKQLVVRTTERLVKINSLLEDIHAHVGFRVRDAICFYMIYNERYQLMDEDQAFDWQLLQKILPRIQGSHSSVRRVLLNLMKVAIGNGGAGIVNLQDHMEDASPLYMKWAAGQTPPTAVHPQSARKLAFMLRRLEEDGFTSYWLS; this is translated from the coding sequence ATGCCATTACCCGAATTAATCACACAGATTTTCAAGCGTAAGCAAAAATCATACAAGATGGTCCTGATCTTATCTTTAATTGAAGAACTGAGAGCAACCCATCAGGAGAGGGTCTCGTTCGATCGCGTTAAAGATCGGTTCCTTAACTATTTCATTGCTGAACAAGAAAGAGGTAACCGAGTCGACCAGCCACCAGGACGGGAACTATGGAAAGATGCATCCAAAAGTCAGCTTAAAGATATTATTAACAGCCCTGTTAATGCGCTCTCGCAGATTTTGTTTGTGAATTCAGAGGATAACACTATAGGTTTTCATAGCCAGATTCAAAGACAGCTAGGGGAACAGGAGCTCACACAACTGGAGAGGCATGCCAATGAAGAGCTAGAATCCTATAACTCGGCCTTGCAACATTTTTCTTTACGAGGTTATCTAGAAGGGATTATGTCGGAGTATACTTCTGCCAAAAGAGAGACGTTTGCGGGGCATTCCTTAGGAACTCTGTTTCGGCAGACTCTCCCTTCTGAGCTTAGAAAGCTACCCTTCTTAGACGATCAATACAAAATTCAAGGATCGGTTGGACAAGGGAATTGGGCCACTGTTCCTTGGCTTGCAATTATGGACAAACGCATCACGGAAACGACACAACGTGGGGAATATGTTGTATATCTGTTCGCTGAGGATATGAGTGAAGTCTATCTTACGTTTAACCAAGGCGTGACGTTGCCCATTCAGGAGAGGGGACGTAGAGAGGGCTATGCTTATCTGCGCAATCGTACACAAGAAATCCGGGAACTCCTGCCCCTTACCCATATGAATAAGGATGAGGATATCCATCTAGTTAGTAGTGGTTTAGGCCAAGACTATCAGGTATCAACCGTCGCTTATATTAAGTATGAAAGAGAAGCCGTTCCGAACGACGAACAACTTATTCAAGATCTCCAGAATGTGATAGAAGATTACCGTCTATATGTGAACAACATGACCTCTACAGGTAATGAAGTTAATGAAGAGGAAGTGGAACTATTGCCACAAACACCTGAGCCACTAGAGGACAACCAGATAACAACCCTCCTCCACCAAATCCAATCCCACATCCGCCGCAAAGGCTTCTTCTTCCCGGAGCACCTCATCGAGAACTTTTACTTGTCGCTGAAGACCAAGCCGTTTGTCATCTTGGCGGGCATATCGGGCACGGGGAAGACGCGGCTGGTGAAGCTGTTTGCAGAGGCACTTGGGTCCACGGGGGATAATGGTCAGTTTACCTTGATCCCGGTGCGGCCGGATTGGAGTGATCCTGCGGATCTGCTGGGGTATAAGGATCTATCGGGCAGGTTCAAGCCGGGTCCGCTCACAGAGGTGTTGGTAGAGGCGCGGCAGCCGGAGAATGGGCATAAGCCTTATTTTATCTGCCTGGATGAGATGAACTTGGCCCGGGTGGAGCATTACTTCAGTGATCTGTTAAGTGTGCTGGAGACACAGGATTGGCAGGAGGGGAAGATTACCACGCAGGATCTCATCTCTTCTACACTGCTGGATACGCCGGAGGATCAAGTGAAGTATGGCAGCCTGGGCATCCCGGAGAATGTGTTCCTGATCGGGACGGTGAATATGGACGAGACGACGCATCCTTTTAGCAAAAAGGTACTCGACCGCGCCAACACGCTGGAGTTCAATTACATCAATCTGCAGCAGTATCCGGACATACGTGAACAGGAAGACGCGGATATTTCTGCTGATCTTGCGGAGCTGAACCATCTGTTTCTGCGCGCTGATTATTTGCAGCTGGTGGACGCTTATGATGCCAATAAACAACTCGTGGTCCGGACCACGGAAAGATTGGTTAAGATTAATAGCTTGCTGGAGGACATCCACGCACATGTGGGCTTCCGGGTCCGTGATGCGATTTGCTTCTATATGATCTATAACGAACGGTACCAGCTGATGGATGAGGATCAGGCGTTTGACTGGCAGCTGCTGCAAAAGATTTTGCCGCGTATCCAAGGCAGCCACTCCTCGGTGCGACGGGTTTTGCTGAACTTGATGAAGGTGGCAATTGGTAATGGCGGGGCCGGGATAGTAAACCTTCAAGATCATATGGAGGATGCCTCTCCGCTCTATATGAAATGGGCTGCGGGCCAGACTCCGCCAACGGCTGTACATCCGCAAAGTGCGCGTAAATTGGCTTTTATGCTTAGGAGGCTGGAGGAAGATGGATTCACCTCATACTGGCTCTCTTAA
- a CDS encoding YafY family protein → MPKNDNMLAILWMLNSGRKITAKQISEKLEINIRTVYRYMDALCASGVPIISDPGHNGGYSLLSQFIRAPLLFDMDEKKALLHAATFAKEAGSPMSEALDNVAAKLRMYSNQEQEHTLSRHLAGFEVINRVGPASVQPVLAELEQAVAGEFAVEIDYRTGREEQPKTRVIDPYGMVYWNNKWYTVGFCHLKKEIRCFRADRILAIRRTQMGFKRAEAFSAREFFMQNLLPDPAGTEKLISVMITGRAEALDDLCLNWYLGHYLKERTSGQAVFVLEEQAMLSYVPGVLLSYGKSVQVLGPQSLKDKLTAIASDLLEYYQL, encoded by the coding sequence ATGCCCAAAAACGATAATATGCTGGCCATCCTATGGATGCTGAACTCCGGGAGGAAAATAACAGCCAAACAAATATCCGAGAAGCTGGAAATCAATATCCGCACGGTATACCGCTATATGGATGCGCTGTGTGCCAGTGGGGTCCCAATCATTTCTGATCCGGGTCATAATGGCGGATACAGCCTGCTGAGCCAGTTCATCAGAGCCCCTCTGCTGTTTGATATGGACGAGAAGAAGGCACTCCTGCACGCAGCCACCTTTGCCAAAGAAGCCGGGTCCCCGATGAGTGAGGCGCTGGACAATGTTGCAGCAAAGCTGAGAATGTATTCCAATCAGGAGCAGGAACATACACTCAGCCGCCATCTAGCAGGCTTTGAAGTGATTAACCGTGTGGGCCCTGCTTCGGTTCAACCGGTGCTCGCGGAATTGGAGCAGGCAGTAGCGGGAGAATTCGCTGTAGAAATAGACTACCGCACAGGACGGGAAGAACAGCCCAAGACCAGGGTGATTGACCCGTATGGCATGGTCTACTGGAACAACAAATGGTATACGGTCGGCTTTTGCCATCTGAAGAAGGAGATCCGCTGCTTCCGGGCAGACCGGATTCTGGCGATCAGGCGGACGCAAATGGGATTTAAGCGTGCTGAAGCTTTCTCGGCCCGGGAATTCTTCATGCAGAATCTGCTGCCCGATCCGGCAGGCACAGAAAAGTTGATCTCTGTCATGATCACAGGCCGGGCCGAGGCGCTGGATGACCTCTGTCTGAATTGGTATTTGGGGCATTATCTGAAGGAGCGGACATCCGGCCAAGCCGTCTTCGTCCTTGAGGAGCAAGCCATGCTGAGCTATGTCCCCGGCGTCCTCCTATCCTACGGCAAATCGGTTCAAGTCCTTGGACCGCAGAGCCTAAAAGATAAGCTGACTGCTATCGCATCAGACTTACTGGAATATTATCAGCTTTAA
- a CDS encoding PadR family transcriptional regulator has product MKRINTTHFAILGLLRIKPMSAYELVKFSKESIGLFWNESYGHIHKSIKQLEAEGSVSVVEEAETGRRKIVYGITGQGCDQLDAWLAQKPEESVMRNELLMKIFVSEERHIPQLVAFLEEELEASRQYAAILAGIKGSVPGGESKQAQLWLLTLDYGERYLRMTIEWCQHALETLNQPHRGRTND; this is encoded by the coding sequence GTGAAAAGAATCAATACCACCCATTTTGCCATTCTCGGCTTGCTGCGGATTAAGCCCATGAGTGCCTATGAGCTTGTTAAGTTCTCGAAGGAAAGCATCGGCTTGTTCTGGAACGAATCTTATGGACACATACATAAAAGCATCAAACAGCTGGAGGCAGAGGGTTCAGTGTCGGTTGTGGAAGAAGCAGAGACGGGAAGACGTAAAATCGTCTACGGCATCACCGGGCAGGGCTGTGACCAGCTGGATGCTTGGTTAGCCCAGAAGCCGGAGGAATCGGTGATGCGAAACGAGCTGCTGATGAAAATCTTTGTCTCCGAGGAACGTCATATCCCGCAGCTGGTTGCTTTTCTCGAGGAAGAATTAGAAGCAAGTAGGCAATATGCTGCGATACTTGCAGGAATTAAAGGTAGCGTTCCCGGCGGAGAAAGCAAGCAAGCCCAGCTCTGGTTGTTGACGCTCGACTACGGTGAAAGATATCTGCGGATGACCATTGAATGGTGTCAACATGCACTGGAGACGTTAAACCAACCACACAGGGGGCGTACAAATGACTAA
- a CDS encoding carbohydrate-binding protein, producing the protein MNKTLPTRALSLLVVAAVFLSLFFTVLPRADAAARGAWAPNTAYALNDTVTYSGSTYTCLQAHTSLTGWEPSNVPALWKSGTTATPVPTPQPTTPPATNGVTFYADIDYGGKAVTLGTGNYVLSQLNASGIPNDWMSSLKVPGGWTVDVYENDNFGGTKWTYTANSSWVGDGVNDKMTSVKIYIGSPPASVTKPSEVPSQIWTYVMNVDNKFGKGGDFALLLSAVIKKESSFGAGLPGSPSAGDGLMQVEPNTRNAYLSQFSAKFGRTYNHSSEQDQVALGGLILDEKIARFGNIYNGLLHYNGGDNWYPGATDSYGRPILADQYANAVYATYKGYGGKN; encoded by the coding sequence TTGAATAAAACTCTTCCAACCAGAGCCTTATCTCTTTTGGTAGTTGCAGCGGTATTTCTATCCCTTTTCTTCACGGTTTTACCGCGGGCAGACGCGGCCGCCAGAGGAGCATGGGCTCCCAATACGGCCTATGCATTAAATGATACGGTAACCTATAGTGGAAGCACTTATACCTGTCTTCAGGCGCATACATCCCTAACAGGCTGGGAGCCATCGAATGTACCTGCTTTATGGAAGAGCGGAACAACAGCCACACCGGTGCCAACACCTCAACCCACAACACCCCCGGCAACAAACGGGGTTACATTCTATGCGGATATAGACTATGGCGGAAAGGCTGTCACCCTGGGAACGGGCAACTATGTACTCTCCCAGCTGAATGCTTCCGGAATTCCGAACGACTGGATGTCCTCGCTTAAGGTTCCTGGCGGCTGGACGGTTGACGTCTATGAGAATGATAATTTTGGCGGGACCAAGTGGACCTATACGGCAAATTCATCCTGGGTCGGCGACGGTGTCAATGACAAAATGACTTCGGTTAAAATCTACATTGGTTCGCCGCCTGCTTCTGTAACCAAACCTTCCGAGGTTCCAAGCCAAATATGGACCTATGTAATGAACGTGGACAATAAATTCGGTAAAGGCGGGGATTTTGCCTTATTGCTGAGTGCGGTGATCAAGAAGGAAAGCAGCTTTGGAGCAGGTCTGCCGGGCAGCCCATCCGCCGGTGACGGATTGATGCAGGTAGAGCCTAACACACGTAATGCCTATCTCTCCCAATTCAGCGCCAAATTCGGCCGCACGTATAATCACAGCAGTGAACAGGACCAGGTCGCCTTGGGCGGGCTGATTCTGGATGAGAAGATTGCCAGGTTCGGAAACATCTATAACGGATTGCTGCACTATAACGGAGGAGACAACTGGTATCCGGGCGCGACAGACTCCTATGGCCGTCCTATTCTGGCAGACCAATATGCCAATGCCGTTTATGCTACCTATAAGGGGTATGGGGGGAAGAACTAA
- a CDS encoding sigma factor-like helix-turn-helix DNA-binding protein has product MNITVKNQITVYEQYKSEIYRIGWRVQYRSKKITNHECSFLDNVTSFKISNASHEDDFCTRALLDTLPPQGKLIIEKLYYQDLTEAEVSRQLHISQQAVNKWKRKMINQLSQMMNL; this is encoded by the coding sequence GTGAACATTACTGTGAAAAATCAGATAACTGTGTACGAACAGTATAAAAGTGAGATTTATCGTATTGGCTGGAGAGTACAGTATCGGTCTAAGAAAATTACGAATCATGAATGCTCGTTTTTGGATAATGTAACTTCCTTTAAAATAAGTAATGCGTCACATGAAGATGATTTTTGTACCCGAGCGTTGCTTGATACTTTACCTCCTCAAGGAAAGTTAATTATTGAGAAGCTGTATTACCAAGATCTAACTGAGGCTGAGGTATCTCGGCAACTTCATATTAGTCAACAGGCGGTGAACAAATGGAAAAGAAAGATGATCAACCAATTATCTCAGATGATGAATTTATAG
- a CDS encoding phosphodiester glycosidase family protein yields the protein MAYTYASYTASNGVVLYTLKTSPNNVYIKNIGSVPVTGQSTTGVNGGYFDPNTGNLLQIAVNNDVAVNGTGYGGGSANLGSVPRGTLVWDSTESQFSVQVKQTKDQLAVVKRTAYWAQGGISMSLNSDSTWAAQADSENMQNRTGSVERTGLVYNSTNNIWLVVTPTKCTAAAFRTAIKEKVGSGTLVNGIFLDGGSSTQITSAEKTYGASTRPVYQMVALRS from the coding sequence ATGGCGTACACTTATGCAAGTTATACCGCTTCAAATGGAGTAGTATTATATACACTTAAGACTTCTCCAAACAATGTTTATATAAAAAATATTGGTAGTGTACCGGTCACAGGACAAAGTACGACTGGTGTTAATGGAGGCTATTTTGACCCCAATACAGGTAACTTGCTTCAAATTGCTGTAAATAATGACGTGGCTGTAAATGGAACCGGATATGGGGGAGGATCTGCAAATCTTGGTTCAGTTCCGAGAGGAACTTTAGTATGGGATAGTACTGAAAGTCAATTCTCAGTACAGGTTAAGCAGACAAAGGATCAATTAGCTGTGGTGAAACGAACTGCTTATTGGGCACAAGGAGGTATCAGTATGTCCCTGAATAGCGATAGTACATGGGCTGCTCAAGCGGACAGTGAAAATATGCAAAACAGAACTGGATCTGTAGAGAGAACCGGACTGGTTTATAATAGTACTAATAACATCTGGTTAGTTGTAACACCAACCAAATGCACCGCAGCGGCATTTAGAACTGCCATTAAAGAAAAAGTAGGATCAGGTACTCTTGTTAACGGGATTTTCTTGGACGGTGGTAGTTCTACTCAAATAACTTCTGCTGAAAAGACATATGGAGCCTCGACTCGGCCCGTTTACCAGATGGTAGCACTGAGAAGCTAA
- a CDS encoding nucleotide pyrophosphohydrolase produces the protein MDKLIEKIIEFRDERDWKQFHDPKDLALSITLESSELLELFQWKNSQQAIEQHYSDMQDEIADILIYTLTLAHDLQIDVKDAILQKINKNAEKYPVSSSKGSSQKSTRQ, from the coding sequence ATGGACAAATTAATCGAGAAAATTATAGAGTTCCGCGACGAGAGGGACTGGAAGCAATTCCATGATCCCAAGGATCTGGCGCTCTCAATCACGCTGGAGTCTAGCGAACTGCTGGAGCTTTTTCAATGGAAGAACAGCCAGCAAGCCATAGAGCAACATTATTCCGACATGCAGGACGAGATCGCTGATATTCTCATCTACACGTTAACGCTCGCTCATGATTTGCAAATCGACGTAAAGGATGCCATCCTTCAGAAAATAAACAAAAACGCGGAGAAATATCCGGTATCTAGTTCTAAGGGAAGCTCGCAAAAAAGCACACGGCAGTGA
- a CDS encoding DNA/RNA helicase domain-containing protein translates to MIIYESTKQQFMNDVTEDSIAVKIHNQFVLKAGRVSMGEINAWNNSMNYLYKVLNTPTIPDDVGIAIEYKIPASSRRIDFMITGLNEQDQYSVVIIELKQWTEVEAVEDADGLVKTYFNRTKTRTQHPSYQAWSYAQLISEYNETVQNEAVQLYPCAYLHNYVQTDNDPLVHPVYNQYLEGAPIFSKGDALKLRGFISTYIKKTDRTKSLYLIEHGKIKPSKSLQDSLLSMLQGNQEFIMIDDQKVVYEEALRLAQQAQAGKKQVLIVEGGPGTGKSVLGINLLVELTARELVCQYVPKNSAPRAVYMKKLQKNVKKSVIDNLFKGSGVYYEALPNEFDCLIVDEAHRLNDKSGLFKNKGMNQTMEIIRASRFSVFFIDEYQKIAMHDVGSKEQIRQYAEQCNITASQACFF, encoded by the coding sequence ATGATTATCTACGAATCGACCAAGCAGCAATTTATGAATGATGTCACCGAAGATAGTATTGCGGTTAAGATTCATAACCAGTTCGTGCTAAAAGCCGGCAGGGTTTCCATGGGCGAAATCAATGCATGGAATAATTCGATGAACTACCTATATAAAGTACTGAACACACCGACCATTCCAGATGACGTAGGAATCGCGATTGAATATAAAATTCCAGCGTCCTCGAGAAGAATAGATTTCATGATTACGGGCTTGAACGAACAGGATCAATACTCCGTCGTCATTATTGAGCTTAAGCAATGGACAGAAGTTGAAGCGGTTGAGGATGCAGATGGCCTTGTTAAAACATACTTTAACCGAACAAAGACGAGAACGCAGCATCCTTCTTATCAGGCTTGGTCTTATGCCCAGCTGATTAGCGAATATAACGAGACCGTGCAGAATGAAGCAGTGCAGCTCTATCCGTGTGCCTATTTACATAATTATGTACAGACCGATAACGATCCTCTGGTGCATCCTGTCTATAATCAATACCTGGAGGGTGCTCCTATCTTCTCAAAGGGAGATGCTCTAAAGTTAAGAGGATTTATCTCAACTTACATTAAGAAAACGGATAGAACCAAATCGCTGTACCTCATTGAACATGGCAAAATTAAACCCTCAAAGTCGCTGCAGGATTCACTTCTCAGCATGCTGCAGGGAAATCAAGAATTCATCATGATTGACGATCAGAAGGTAGTATATGAGGAAGCGTTAAGATTGGCCCAGCAAGCCCAGGCGGGAAAGAAACAAGTCTTGATTGTCGAAGGAGGCCCGGGGACAGGGAAGTCTGTTCTCGGAATTAATCTTCTGGTAGAGCTTACGGCCCGGGAACTCGTCTGCCAATATGTACCCAAGAATAGTGCACCTCGTGCCGTATATATGAAAAAGCTGCAGAAAAACGTGAAGAAGTCGGTTATTGATAACCTATTCAAGGGATCAGGCGTTTACTATGAAGCTTTGCCCAATGAATTTGATTGCTTGATTGTTGATGAGGCGCATCGCTTAAATGATAAGTCGGGTCTGTTCAAAAATAAAGGAATGAATCAAACCATGGAGATTATCCGTGCTTCCCGGTTTTCAGTGTTTTTTATCGATGAATATCAGAAGATCGCGATGCACGATGTTGGCAGCAAAGAGCAGATTAGACAATATGCGGAGCAATGTAATATTACTGCGTCTCAGGCGTGTTTTTTTTAG
- a CDS encoding CPBP family intramembrane glutamic endopeptidase: MTKQRLNLFSILLITIVVIACAPLLLWFRSSPPLALQVFDNAVYNLEISYQITALALAVLVIGIVYGMTGRRGLAYLNLKRLDGTIRPEPWIGIKPKVTETWKNLGLNFAVVITLVTAVVIYFQVVHGGSVSLELYPGVILILVFALMNAFTEEIIFRFSFVAVVSKYGFSPYVAQGLAAATFGTVHYFGNPGGIPGVLMAAFIGWFLAKSMLETKGFFWALAIHFLQDVIIFSALFMK, from the coding sequence ATGACTAAACAACGGCTTAACCTGTTTTCCATCCTTCTGATCACGATCGTGGTGATTGCTTGTGCCCCTCTTCTGCTCTGGTTCAGAAGCAGTCCGCCCCTCGCATTACAGGTATTCGACAACGCTGTGTACAATCTGGAGATTAGTTATCAAATTACGGCATTGGCATTGGCTGTACTCGTGATTGGCATTGTATATGGGATGACAGGTAGAAGGGGACTTGCATATTTAAACCTCAAAAGACTGGATGGTACCATCCGGCCTGAACCGTGGATCGGCATCAAGCCTAAAGTAACAGAGACGTGGAAGAACTTAGGCCTAAACTTTGCGGTCGTAATTACGCTGGTAACGGCGGTCGTCATCTACTTCCAGGTTGTGCATGGCGGAAGCGTGAGCCTGGAGCTATATCCCGGGGTTATACTGATCCTTGTTTTTGCGCTTATGAATGCTTTTACAGAAGAAATCATCTTCCGGTTCTCGTTTGTTGCTGTTGTCAGCAAATATGGATTCTCCCCGTACGTAGCGCAAGGATTGGCAGCTGCGACCTTTGGCACCGTTCATTATTTTGGGAATCCAGGCGGGATCCCGGGGGTATTGATGGCTGCGTTTATCGGATGGTTCCTGGCCAAATCAATGTTAGAAACCAAAGGATTCTTCTGGGCACTGGCGATTCATTTCTTGCAGGATGTTATTATTTTTAGTGCGTTGTTTATGAAATAG
- a CDS encoding type 1 glutamine amidotransferase family protein, which produces MDNTVYLYVFDTMADWEIGYLTAELNSGRYYKQGQPASKIITVGIDKTPVTTMGGLSILPDITLDECSITSTDALILPGGNTWTEAIHEPILELARRCMQEDILVAAICGATMGLAQAGLLNSRPHTSNDLEYLKMICHPYTGEEFYMKQSAVTDGKLITASGIAPLEFTVHVLKALDVVDSDRLKAWYSLYKTQDAKYFYELMG; this is translated from the coding sequence ATGGACAATACAGTATATTTATATGTGTTCGATACGATGGCCGACTGGGAGATCGGCTACTTAACGGCTGAACTGAACTCGGGAAGATATTACAAGCAGGGGCAGCCCGCTTCAAAGATCATTACTGTAGGCATAGACAAGACTCCTGTCACCACCATGGGGGGACTTTCAATATTGCCGGATATCACACTGGATGAATGCAGCATTACAAGCACAGATGCATTAATTCTACCCGGCGGGAATACCTGGACAGAAGCCATTCACGAGCCCATCCTTGAGCTCGCCCGGAGATGTATGCAGGAAGATATCTTAGTTGCCGCCATTTGCGGCGCTACCATGGGGCTTGCCCAGGCAGGTCTGCTGAATTCACGCCCCCATACAAGCAATGATCTGGAGTACCTCAAAATGATCTGTCATCCCTACACAGGTGAAGAGTTCTACATGAAGCAGTCGGCTGTAACGGATGGCAAACTAATCACAGCCTCTGGGATAGCGCCGCTGGAGTTCACCGTACATGTCCTGAAAGCGCTGGATGTAGTGGATTCCGACCGATTGAAGGCCTGGTATAGCCTGTACAAGACCCAGGACGCTAAGTATTTTTATGAGCTGATGGGCTAA